One window from the genome of Xenorhabdus bovienii SS-2004 encodes:
- the moaD gene encoding molybdopterin synthase sulfur carrier subunit, whose protein sequence is MIKVLFFAQVRELVGADSLELPHEYLTVADLRHFLIEKGERWALALEEGKLLAAVNQSFVHAEHPLHDGDEVAFFPPVTGG, encoded by the coding sequence ATGATCAAAGTCCTATTTTTTGCACAGGTCCGTGAACTGGTAGGGGCTGATTCACTCGAACTGCCTCATGAATATCTAACGGTTGCGGATCTCCGTCATTTCCTGATTGAAAAAGGAGAACGATGGGCGCTGGCATTGGAAGAGGGTAAATTGCTTGCCGCAGTGAACCAATCCTTTGTACATGCTGAACACCCTTTGCACGATGGTGATGAAGTGGCTTTTTTCCCGCCAGTTACGGGGGGATGA
- the moaC gene encoding cyclic pyranopterin monophosphate synthase MoaC, producing MSQLTHINTAGEAHMVDISAKTETVREARAEAFVEMQAETLAMIVAGDHHKGDVFATARIAGIQAAKRTWELIPLCHPLLLSKVEVQLEAQAEHNRVRIESCCRLTGKTGVEMEALTAASVAALTIYDMCKAVQKDMVIGPVRLLEKSGGKSGNFKVGS from the coding sequence GTGTCCCAACTGACCCATATTAATACTGCGGGTGAAGCCCATATGGTGGATATTTCTGCCAAAACGGAAACCGTGCGAGAAGCACGGGCGGAAGCCTTTGTTGAAATGCAGGCTGAAACGCTGGCCATGATTGTTGCTGGTGATCACCATAAAGGCGATGTTTTTGCGACTGCCCGTATTGCGGGGATTCAGGCAGCGAAGAGAACTTGGGAATTGATCCCACTGTGCCATCCGCTGCTGCTGAGTAAAGTTGAAGTACAACTAGAAGCACAAGCCGAACATAATCGTGTCAGAATTGAATCCTGCTGCCGCCTGACGGGGAAAACCGGCGTGGAAATGGAAGCCTTGACTGCTGCGTCCGTGGCGGCTTTGACGATTTACGATATGTGCAAGGCAGTGCAAAAAGATATGGTGATTGGGCCGGTACGTCTGCTGGAAAAAAGCGGCGGCAAATCAGGAAACTTTAAGGTGGGATCATGA
- the moaA gene encoding GTP 3',8-cyclase MoaA: MVEQLVDAFARKFYYLRLSITDVCNFRCTYCLPDGYHPHGHQSFLSLPEIRRVSRAFAELGTEKIRLTGGEPTMRRDFCDIIATVHENPQIKKIAITTNGYRMERDVARWKEAGLTAINVSVDSLDPRQFHAITGQDKFFQIMRGIDAAFDAGFSAVKVNAVLMKNVNDTSLPAFLAWIKHRPIQLRFIELMETGEGSELFRRRHLSGEVIRCHLLQQGWQQQQRARSDGPAQVFSHPDYQGEIGLIMPYEKNFCQSCNRLRVSAIGNLHLCLFGEQGIPLRDLLSDDTLLNDLKLRIQGGLRHKRETHFLHQGDSGITPNLSFIGG, from the coding sequence ATTGTGGAACAACTCGTAGATGCATTTGCCCGCAAATTTTATTACTTGAGATTATCGATTACCGATGTGTGTAATTTTCGCTGCACATATTGCCTGCCTGATGGCTATCATCCTCATGGACACCAATCGTTTCTGTCCCTGCCAGAAATTCGCCGCGTCAGCCGTGCATTTGCTGAACTTGGGACGGAAAAAATTCGCCTGACAGGCGGAGAACCCACTATGCGTCGTGATTTTTGCGATATCATCGCGACAGTGCATGAAAACCCACAGATCAAAAAAATCGCCATTACGACCAATGGCTACCGGATGGAGCGTGATGTTGCCCGCTGGAAAGAGGCGGGACTGACGGCGATCAACGTCAGTGTGGATAGCCTTGATCCCCGCCAGTTTCACGCCATTACCGGACAGGATAAATTTTTCCAGATTATGCGTGGCATTGATGCGGCTTTTGACGCAGGGTTCAGTGCAGTGAAAGTCAATGCCGTATTGATGAAAAACGTCAATGATACTAGCCTGCCCGCTTTCCTTGCGTGGATTAAACATCGTCCGATCCAATTGCGTTTTATTGAATTGATGGAGACGGGGGAAGGTAGTGAATTGTTTCGTCGCCGCCATCTTTCCGGTGAAGTGATCCGTTGCCATTTGTTGCAACAGGGCTGGCAGCAACAGCAACGCGCCCGTAGTGACGGGCCGGCGCAGGTTTTTAGTCATCCTGATTATCAGGGCGAAATTGGCCTTATCATGCCGTATGAAAAAAATTTCTGCCAAAGCTGCAACCGCCTGCGGGTTTCTGCGATTGGCAATCTTCACCTGTGCCTGTTTGGTGAACAGGGCATTCCATTACGTGATTTATTGTCCGATGACACGTTACTTAATGATCTGAAATTGCGCATTCAGGGTGGCTTGCGCCATAAGCGTGAGACTCACTTTTTACATCAGGGGGATAGTGGCATTACCCCTAATCTTTCTTTCATTGGCGGTTAA